In Bacteroidota bacterium, a single genomic region encodes these proteins:
- the murD gene encoding UDP-N-acetylmuramoyl-L-alanine--D-glutamate ligase → MSTKNTNSLKRLVILGGGESGVGTAILGLQKGYDVFVSDKGGIREKYKKELEKHHIAYEENQHTSKKIMNADEVVKSPGIPDKSELVQALLKKKIPVISEIEFAARHTNATLIGITGTNGKTTTTLLTYHILSKAGLNVGLAGNVGKSFAMQVAQNSFDYYVLELSSFQLDGMFKTRINLAVLLNITPDHLDRYEYELQNYVDSKFRISQNQLNQDVFIYCKDDEITQSQIATKKIAAQLIPISIHEKVEHGGYLNETELILDINNKPFSMSIHSLALQGKHNIYNSMAAGIIAKVLDIRNEVVRDSLSDFENIEHRLEFVTKVHGIEFINDSKATNVNSTWYALESMTNPTVWIVGGVDKGNDYSMLRELVKDKVKAIVCLGKENEKIHNAFADIVEIIVDAHSSEEAVKRSYKLAKKGDTVLLSPACSSFDLFENYEDRGRQFKRDVKSL, encoded by the coding sequence ATGAGCACAAAAAATACAAATTCTTTAAAACGACTAGTTATTCTTGGCGGTGGCGAGAGCGGTGTTGGCACTGCTATACTCGGGTTACAGAAAGGTTATGATGTATTTGTTTCCGACAAAGGAGGGATACGCGAAAAATACAAAAAGGAGTTGGAGAAACATCATATTGCCTATGAAGAAAACCAACACACTTCCAAGAAAATAATGAATGCCGATGAAGTGGTAAAAAGTCCTGGTATTCCCGATAAAAGTGAACTAGTGCAAGCACTTTTAAAAAAGAAAATTCCTGTGATTTCGGAAATCGAATTTGCAGCACGTCATACCAATGCTACACTCATTGGAATTACCGGAACAAATGGAAAAACCACAACTACTTTGCTCACCTATCACATTTTATCAAAAGCCGGACTAAATGTTGGCCTAGCCGGAAATGTGGGAAAGAGTTTTGCGATGCAAGTAGCACAAAATTCGTTCGACTATTATGTACTAGAACTAAGCAGTTTTCAATTAGATGGCATGTTTAAAACACGTATCAATTTGGCGGTATTATTAAACATTACACCGGATCATCTTGATCGCTATGAATACGAATTGCAAAACTATGTGGATTCAAAATTTAGAATTAGCCAAAATCAACTCAATCAAGATGTCTTTATTTATTGCAAAGACGATGAAATAACACAATCTCAAATCGCCACCAAAAAAATTGCCGCGCAACTCATTCCGATTTCCATTCACGAAAAAGTGGAGCATGGCGGCTATTTAAATGAAACCGAATTAATCCTGGATATAAACAATAAACCCTTCTCTATGTCAATACACAGTTTAGCCTTACAAGGCAAGCACAACATTTACAACTCTATGGCCGCAGGCATAATTGCCAAAGTGCTTGACATTCGCAATGAGGTTGTTCGCGACAGTCTGTCTGACTTCGAGAACATCGAACACCGATTAGAGTTTGTAACCAAGGTGCACGGCATCGAGTTTATTAACGACAGTAAAGCAACCAATGTAAACTCTACTTGGTATGCTTTGGAAAGCATGACTAATCCTACAGTATGGATTGTTGGAGGTGTAGATAAAGGCAATGATTATTCGATGCTTAGAGAGTTAGTAAAAGACAAAGTAAAAGCGATTGTTTGCTTAGGCAAGGAGAACGAAAAAATTCACAATGCTTTCGCAGATATCGTGGAAATAATTGTGGATGCACATTCATCGGAAGAAGCAGTTAAACGTTCTTATAAATTGGCCAAAAAAGGCGACACTGTTTTGCTTTCACCGGCCTGCAGCAGTTTCGATTTATTTGAAAATTATGAGGATAGGGGAAGGCAGTTTAAAAGAGACGTAAAATCATTATAA
- a CDS encoding GatB/YqeY domain-containing protein, with protein sequence MTLEEQINADIKAAMLAKEAAKLEALRAVKSAILLLKTSPEGLSPESEMKALNKMVKQRKETAEVYITQNRKDLADVELAQAAIIENYLPKQMDESELRTEISKIIAAVGASSPADLGKVMGLATKQFAGKADGKVVSTIVKELLSK encoded by the coding sequence ATGACTTTAGAAGAACAAATAAATGCGGATATAAAAGCAGCGATGCTTGCAAAAGAAGCCGCTAAATTGGAAGCTTTGCGTGCTGTTAAATCGGCAATTCTTTTACTTAAAACTTCCCCGGAAGGATTAAGTCCTGAAAGTGAAATGAAGGCTTTGAATAAAATGGTGAAACAACGTAAAGAAACAGCCGAAGTTTATATTACGCAAAACAGAAAAGATTTAGCTGATGTAGAATTAGCACAAGCAGCCATCATCGAAAACTATTTGCCAAAGCAAATGGATGAATCAGAATTAAGAACAGAAATTTCTAAAATAATTGCAGCAGTTGGCGCAAGCTCCCCTGCTGATTTAGGCAAAGTAATGGGCCTTGCTACAAAACAATTTGCGGGAAAAGCAGATGGGAAAGTAGTAAGCACCATTGTTAAAGAGCTGTTGAGTAAGTAG
- the ftsZ gene encoding cell division protein FtsZ, producing MKFDLPKDNSSIIKVIGVGGGGSNAVNHMYRMGIKGVDFMVCNTDQQALDISPVPCKIQLGSTLTEGRGAGSQPEVGKNAAIENIEDIKEVLGNNTKMVFVTAGMGGGTGTGAAPVIAGAAKEMGILTVAIVTIPFGLEGRKRRLQAELGLEELKKNVDTLLIINNDKLREIYGNLRMTDAFGHADDVLSTAAKGIADIITTTLHINTDFADIQTVLKDSGVAIMGSASAAGENRAINAVEQALSSPLLNDSNIKGANYVLLNVTCGTEEITMDEFGEIADYIQDAAGQTAEVIQGFGVDESLGDRVNVTIIATGFNKKNDLGYDVVKKPEVKKYSLDDVISSSPAPSVPVQPISTTTATSQQPIVHQLEDIDDTATTQKEEQIEQVSFEFEISSTSGEQKVEEKEESFTFSIKQDEPTLIVKNTEEKFESNIPSDDRMKLANDRVNRLKNLSHKFKTPGGLSEMESQPAYLRKNVTLSNVPHSSDSQVSRFTLSEGEDKSTEIKPNNSFLHDNVD from the coding sequence ATGAAATTCGATTTACCTAAAGACAACTCTTCCATTATAAAAGTAATTGGAGTAGGTGGAGGAGGCAGCAATGCTGTGAACCACATGTATCGCATGGGAATTAAAGGGGTAGATTTTATGGTGTGCAATACCGATCAGCAAGCCTTGGACATTAGCCCGGTTCCCTGCAAAATTCAGTTGGGCTCAACCCTTACAGAAGGACGTGGCGCTGGATCACAACCCGAAGTAGGTAAAAATGCGGCTATTGAAAATATCGAAGACATAAAAGAAGTTCTTGGAAATAATACCAAAATGGTCTTTGTTACTGCCGGTATGGGTGGCGGAACGGGAACAGGTGCAGCTCCAGTAATTGCCGGCGCTGCTAAAGAAATGGGAATTTTAACAGTAGCCATTGTGACTATTCCTTTTGGATTAGAAGGCCGAAAAAGAAGATTGCAAGCGGAGCTAGGATTAGAGGAATTGAAAAAAAATGTGGATACCCTGCTTATCATCAACAATGATAAATTGCGCGAAATTTATGGTAATCTTCGTATGACGGATGCTTTCGGTCATGCCGATGATGTATTAAGCACAGCTGCAAAAGGAATTGCCGACATTATCACTACAACGCTTCACATCAATACCGACTTTGCAGATATTCAAACAGTCTTGAAAGATAGTGGTGTTGCCATAATGGGATCAGCATCTGCAGCAGGTGAAAACAGAGCCATTAACGCAGTTGAACAGGCGCTTTCATCGCCCTTGTTAAATGATAGCAATATAAAAGGTGCAAACTATGTACTCTTAAATGTTACTTGTGGGACCGAAGAAATTACCATGGACGAGTTCGGTGAAATAGCTGATTACATTCAGGATGCAGCCGGACAAACTGCGGAAGTTATACAAGGTTTTGGGGTAGATGAAAGTTTAGGCGACAGAGTAAATGTTACCATCATTGCAACCGGATTTAACAAGAAAAATGATTTGGGTTATGATGTGGTGAAAAAGCCTGAGGTTAAAAAGTATTCATTGGATGATGTGATTTCAAGCAGTCCTGCACCAAGTGTTCCTGTTCAACCAATCAGCACAACTACTGCTACATCACAACAACCCATTGTGCACCAATTAGAAGATATTGATGACACTGCTACAACTCAGAAAGAAGAACAAATTGAGCAAGTTAGTTTTGAATTTGAAATTTCATCCACATCTGGTGAACAGAAGGTTGAAGAGAAGGAAGAGTCGTTCACTTTTAGCATCAAACAAGATGAACCTACATTGATTGTAAAAAACACGGAAGAGAAATTTGAATCCAACATCCCGTCTGACGACAGAATGAAATTGGCGAACGACCGTGTAAATCGTTTGAAAAATTTGAGTCATAAATTCAAAACACCGGGTGGGTTAAGTGAAATGGAAAGTCAACCGGCTTACTTGCGCAAAAATGTAACATTATCTAATGTTCCGCATTCAAGCGATTCGCAGGTATCTCGATTTACTTTATCTGAAGGTGAGGATAAATCAACAGAGATAAAGCCTAACAATTCATTTCTTCACGATAACGTTGACTAA
- the ftsA gene encoding cell division protein FtsA — translation MKNNDIVVGLDIGTTKIVALVGRKNEFGKIEILGLGKTESVGVSRGVVSNIEKTVQSIKVAIEEAQSKSGITISDVHVGIAGQHIKSLQHRGIRMRNSLEEEISQKDVDALIDDMYKLAMLPGEEIIHVLPQEYIVDNEMGIKDPIGMSGNRLEANFHIITGQVAAINNLIKCVTRAGLKPKEIMLEPLASADAVLSNEEKEAGVVLVDVGGGTTDIAIFHEGIIRHTAVIPFGGNVITEDIKEGCTIIKNQAELLKIKFGSALASENQDNEIVSIPGLRGREPKEISLKNLASIIEARMEEIIEHIYYEIKNSGYEKKLIAGIVITGGGAQLKHITQLMEYITGMDARVGYPNEHLSKGLEDVTSPMYATGVGLVIRGLAFLQPETESTEEKNPETPPPTHTEIKDHSVKKKGSFFDNLITKAKGIFDEDIQ, via the coding sequence ATGAAAAACAACGACATAGTTGTAGGGTTGGATATAGGCACAACAAAAATTGTTGCTTTAGTGGGGCGTAAAAATGAATTCGGAAAAATTGAAATTCTAGGACTTGGAAAAACCGAGTCTGTTGGTGTTTCGCGCGGGGTAGTTTCCAATATCGAAAAAACAGTTCAATCCATAAAGGTTGCTATTGAAGAAGCTCAAAGTAAATCAGGAATTACAATTAGTGATGTGCATGTTGGAATTGCAGGGCAACACATCAAAAGTTTGCAACACCGCGGCATACGCATGCGCAATAGTTTGGAAGAAGAGATTAGTCAAAAAGATGTGGACGCCTTAATTGACGACATGTACAAATTGGCTATGCTTCCGGGCGAAGAAATAATTCATGTGTTGCCTCAGGAATACATTGTAGACAATGAAATGGGAATTAAAGATCCTATTGGAATGTCGGGAAACAGACTGGAAGCCAATTTTCATATCATTACCGGACAAGTTGCGGCAATAAATAATTTAATAAAATGTGTTACGCGTGCCGGATTAAAACCGAAAGAAATTATGCTGGAGCCACTTGCTTCCGCAGATGCAGTATTAAGCAATGAAGAAAAGGAAGCAGGTGTAGTATTAGTAGATGTAGGGGGTGGAACTACCGATATTGCCATTTTCCATGAAGGAATAATACGGCATACAGCTGTTATTCCTTTTGGCGGAAATGTTATCACAGAAGATATAAAAGAAGGCTGTACCATTATTAAAAACCAGGCAGAATTGCTTAAAATTAAATTTGGTTCGGCATTAGCAAGTGAAAATCAAGATAATGAAATAGTGAGCATTCCCGGTCTACGTGGAAGGGAGCCTAAAGAAATTTCATTAAAGAATCTTGCGAGTATCATTGAGGCGCGAATGGAAGAAATAATAGAGCACATCTATTATGAAATCAAAAATTCGGGTTACGAGAAAAAATTAATTGCGGGTATTGTTATCACAGGTGGTGGAGCCCAACTCAAGCACATCACACAACTCATGGAATACATAACCGGTATGGATGCACGCGTGGGATATCCCAATGAGCATTTAAGCAAAGGTTTGGAAGATGTAACAAGTCCGATGTATGCAACGGGCGTTGGATTGGTGATACGCGGTTTAGCTTTTCTTCAACCCGAAACGGAATCAACAGAAGAAAAAAATCCGGAGACTCCGCCGCCTACACATACTGAAATTAAAGACCATTCCGTAAAAAAGAAAGGCAGCTTTTTCGATAATTTAATTACAAAAGCAAAAGGAATCTTTGACGAAGACATACAATAA
- the murG gene encoding undecaprenyldiphospho-muramoylpentapeptide beta-N-acetylglucosaminyltransferase: MLNVIISGGGTGGHIFPAIAIANALKEKYNGVNILFVGALGKMEMEKVPAAGYKIVGLNISGLQRKSILKNFSFPFKLISSVSKSRRIIKEFKPHAVVGVGGFASGPLLYAATQMGIPALIQEQNSYPGITNKWLAKKVKRICVAYEGMDKYFPKEKIILTGNPVRQDIKNLSGKRERALEFFELDGTKKTVLVIGGSLGARSINESIKSILPEFEKHSVQLIWQTGINYKPIADEAKSGNGNPNIKVFDFISKMDYAYAVADVVVSRAGASSVSELCIVDKAAILIPYPFAAEDHQTSNAQALVTHHAAVLIKDSDVKEKLKETLFDLLQNDEKRKKLEENIIRLAFRDAAEVIASEVVSIANQN, translated from the coding sequence ATGCTTAATGTAATCATAAGTGGTGGAGGAACTGGCGGGCATATTTTTCCGGCAATTGCAATTGCAAATGCATTAAAAGAAAAATACAATGGTGTAAACATCCTGTTTGTAGGAGCCTTAGGTAAAATGGAAATGGAAAAAGTACCTGCTGCCGGATATAAAATTGTGGGCTTAAACATCAGCGGTTTACAGCGAAAATCAATACTTAAAAACTTTTCCTTTCCATTTAAATTAATTTCTAGTGTAAGTAAATCACGAAGAATCATAAAGGAATTTAAACCCCATGCAGTTGTAGGTGTAGGCGGATTTGCGAGCGGCCCCTTGTTATATGCTGCCACCCAAATGGGAATACCTGCCTTGATTCAGGAGCAAAACTCTTATCCGGGAATCACCAATAAATGGCTGGCAAAAAAAGTGAAGCGAATTTGTGTTGCTTATGAAGGAATGGATAAATACTTCCCAAAGGAAAAAATAATTTTAACCGGTAATCCAGTTCGACAAGATATTAAAAACCTAAGTGGCAAACGCGAAAGAGCGTTGGAGTTTTTTGAATTAGATGGCACAAAAAAAACAGTATTGGTTATCGGTGGAAGTCTTGGTGCAAGAAGTATTAATGAAAGCATAAAATCCATTCTACCTGAATTCGAAAAACATTCTGTTCAGTTAATATGGCAAACGGGAATTAATTACAAACCTATTGCCGACGAGGCAAAATCAGGTAATGGAAATCCTAATATCAAAGTATTTGATTTTATTTCAAAAATGGATTATGCCTATGCTGTTGCCGATGTAGTTGTTTCGAGAGCAGGTGCCAGTTCCGTTTCAGAATTGTGCATTGTGGATAAAGCTGCAATCCTTATTCCCTATCCATTCGCTGCTGAAGATCATCAAACAAGCAATGCGCAAGCCTTAGTAACACATCATGCTGCTGTTCTAATAAAAGATAGTGATGTAAAAGAAAAGCTAAAAGAAACACTATTCGACTTGTTACAGAACGATGAGAAAAGAAAAAAATTGGAAGAGAATATAATTCGACTTGCCTTTAGAGATGCAGCCGAAGTAATAGCAAGTGAAGTAGTTAGTATTGCGAATCAAAATTAA
- a CDS encoding UDP-N-acetylmuramate--L-alanine ligase: MDFNTIKSVYFLGIGGIGMSALARYFKTLNKTVCGYDKTQTALTVELQKEGIAIHFEDTISFFQSTINDSKEEILIVYTPAIPKDHQEYNYFLREGYTLKKRSEVLGIITQNTFTLAVAGTHGKTTTSSILAHILKSANKDCSAFLGGITRNYNSNFLLSENKNGMGPTVVEADEYDRSFLTLRPNISIITSVDADHLDIYTEHKYLKESFELFAGQTKVNGHIISKKGLDFKLPQGDSYKTYTYALSEKADFYGSEIHIVDGNYVFNFISPIKCIKEIQFSFPGLHNTENAIAACAAAQIYGVSAAEIKIALNTFRGVKRRFDYRIKSENLVFIDDYAHHPEELKACINSVRELYPNKKITGIFQPHLFSRTRDFADEFAKSLDLLDETILLDIYPARELPIEGINSALLLSKMNSSKKSICSKESLCEKVVSLHPEVLLTLGAGDIDKLVEPLEIALNNAYKLIG; this comes from the coding sequence ATGGATTTTAACACCATCAAGAGCGTTTATTTTTTAGGTATTGGGGGCATTGGCATGAGTGCCTTAGCACGCTATTTCAAAACCTTAAATAAAACTGTTTGTGGATATGATAAAACTCAAACTGCTTTAACAGTTGAATTACAAAAAGAAGGTATCGCTATACATTTTGAAGACACTATTTCATTTTTCCAGTCAACAATAAATGATTCTAAAGAAGAAATATTAATTGTTTACACTCCTGCCATTCCTAAGGATCATCAAGAATACAATTATTTTTTAAGGGAAGGTTATACCCTCAAAAAACGGTCAGAAGTGTTGGGTATAATTACACAAAACACATTTACCTTAGCAGTTGCCGGAACACATGGAAAAACAACTACTTCCAGCATTTTAGCGCATATCCTAAAATCGGCAAACAAAGATTGTAGTGCTTTTTTAGGAGGCATAACTCGAAATTACAATTCCAATTTTTTACTTTCTGAAAACAAAAACGGAATGGGTCCAACGGTAGTGGAAGCCGATGAATACGACAGGTCCTTTTTGACTTTGCGTCCGAATATATCTATCATAACTTCGGTTGATGCTGATCATTTAGATATTTACACCGAACACAAATACTTAAAAGAATCGTTTGAGCTCTTTGCAGGACAAACCAAAGTCAATGGTCACATTATTTCAAAAAAAGGATTGGATTTTAAATTGCCACAAGGTGATTCGTATAAAACTTATACGTACGCTTTGAGTGAAAAAGCAGATTTTTATGGTAGTGAAATCCATATTGTAGATGGCAATTATGTGTTTAATTTTATTAGCCCAATTAAATGTATTAAGGAAATTCAATTTTCCTTTCCGGGTTTACACAATACCGAAAATGCCATTGCAGCCTGCGCTGCTGCGCAAATTTATGGAGTAAGTGCTGCTGAAATAAAAATTGCACTAAATACCTTTCGTGGAGTAAAAAGAAGATTTGATTATCGTATTAAAAGCGAGAACTTAGTGTTTATTGACGATTATGCTCACCATCCGGAAGAACTAAAAGCTTGCATTAACTCCGTGCGAGAATTATATCCTAACAAAAAAATAACGGGCATATTTCAACCTCATCTTTTTTCGCGTACACGTGATTTTGCCGATGAATTTGCGAAAAGCTTGGATTTACTCGATGAAACAATACTACTCGATATTTATCCTGCACGTGAATTACCTATTGAAGGTATAAACTCAGCATTGCTTTTAAGTAAAATGAACAGCAGTAAAAAATCAATTTGCAGCAAAGAATCACTTTGTGAGAAAGTGGTTTCACTTCATCCGGAAGTATTGCTAACTCTTGGCGCCGGTGATATTGACAAGTTAGTAGAACCGCTTGAAATTGCTTTAAACAACGCATATAAATTAATCGGATGA
- the xth gene encoding exodeoxyribonuclease III, with translation MVRIISYNVNGIRAALSKDWMAWLKSANPDIVCLQEIKASPDQLDISIFSAAGYTHYWHPAEKKGYSGVAILSKMQADKITIGCGIKKYDEEGRVIRADFGDISIISVYHPSGSSGEVRQGFKMEWLQDFQEYINQLKKERPKLIICGDYNICNKPIDIHNPKSNANTSGFLPEERLWFDKFLASGFVDSFRVFNQEPHQYSWWSYRANSRAKNLGWRIDYNLVSENLRSKLIHAAILPEAKHSDHCPVLLDIDM, from the coding sequence ATGGTAAGAATAATTTCATATAATGTAAATGGAATTCGTGCAGCCTTGAGTAAAGATTGGATGGCCTGGTTAAAAAGTGCTAATCCGGATATTGTTTGTTTGCAAGAAATTAAAGCCAGTCCCGATCAATTGGATATTTCCATCTTTTCGGCTGCAGGATATACACACTACTGGCATCCTGCAGAAAAAAAAGGATACAGCGGTGTCGCGATATTATCAAAAATGCAAGCAGATAAAATCACCATTGGATGTGGTATAAAAAAATACGATGAAGAAGGCCGAGTAATCCGAGCTGATTTTGGGGATATTTCCATTATAAGTGTTTATCATCCATCCGGCTCAAGCGGAGAGGTACGACAAGGCTTTAAAATGGAATGGTTACAAGATTTCCAAGAGTATATCAATCAACTAAAAAAAGAAAGGCCCAAGCTCATTATATGTGGTGATTACAACATTTGTAACAAACCCATCGATATTCACAATCCAAAATCAAATGCCAACACCTCCGGATTTCTTCCAGAGGAGCGCCTTTGGTTCGATAAATTTTTAGCCAGTGGATTTGTGGATTCGTTTCGTGTATTTAATCAGGAGCCACATCAATACAGTTGGTGGAGTTATCGAGCAAATTCGCGCGCAAAAAATTTAGGTTGGAGAATTGATTATAACTTAGTAAGTGAAAATCTACGTTCCAAATTAATTCATGCAGCAATATTGCCGGAAGCTAAGCATTCGGATCATTGCCCGGTACTTTTAGATATTGATATGTAA
- a CDS encoding FtsW/RodA/SpoVE family cell cycle protein, with the protein MSEVNRILNKLSGDKVIWVVAVMLSIFSVLVVYSASGSLAYKYKGGNTEFFLFKQVGFVALALGFIYLTHLLKYSYYSRGSQIALFVAAPLLLFTLVKGVSAGDASRWIAIPGIGFTFQTSDFAKLALVVYVARLLSMKQDQIKDFKEAFVPIVLPILIICGLILPANFSTAAVLFVTCIVLMFIGRVNIKYILLLIGSGIVFLGLFILLVFTFPHINNRVETWKTRIESFVSGDSDENYQAEQAMIAIATGGPIGKGPGKSTQRNFLPQASSDFIFAIIIEEYGSILGGFLVIFLYMILLFRATRIATKSPKTFGSLLAIGLCFMLVFQAMINMGVAVHLFPVTGQPLPMVSAGGTSVIFSSIAIGIILSVSREIESEKKGELADA; encoded by the coding sequence ATTAGTGAAGTGAATAGAATCCTAAATAAGTTAAGCGGTGATAAAGTAATTTGGGTAGTTGCAGTAATGCTATCTATCTTTTCTGTGCTTGTAGTGTACAGTGCTTCGGGCTCGCTGGCTTATAAATACAAAGGTGGGAATACTGAATTTTTTCTTTTTAAGCAAGTAGGATTTGTTGCGCTTGCATTAGGTTTCATTTACCTTACTCACCTGTTAAAATACAGCTATTATTCAAGAGGGTCCCAAATAGCTTTATTTGTAGCTGCCCCACTTCTGCTGTTTACATTGGTGAAAGGGGTAAGTGCCGGGGATGCAAGTCGATGGATTGCGATTCCGGGAATTGGATTCACTTTTCAAACCAGCGATTTCGCTAAGTTGGCACTTGTAGTGTATGTTGCACGATTGCTTTCGATGAAACAAGATCAAATTAAAGATTTTAAAGAAGCATTTGTTCCAATTGTATTGCCCATTCTGATTATTTGTGGATTGATATTGCCAGCTAACTTTTCAACAGCAGCAGTACTTTTTGTAACCTGCATTGTTTTGATGTTTATTGGCAGAGTAAACATTAAATACATATTGCTTTTGATTGGAAGCGGCATCGTATTTCTTGGACTCTTTATTTTGTTAGTCTTCACTTTCCCACACATCAACAATCGGGTAGAGACCTGGAAAACACGTATTGAAAGTTTTGTAAGTGGTGATAGTGATGAAAACTATCAGGCGGAACAGGCTATGATAGCGATTGCTACCGGTGGGCCAATCGGCAAAGGACCGGGTAAGAGCACACAGCGCAACTTTTTACCGCAAGCTTCCTCCGATTTTATTTTTGCCATCATCATTGAAGAATACGGCTCCATTCTAGGCGGATTTTTGGTCATATTTTTATACATGATTTTACTATTTAGGGCCACTCGAATTGCTACCAAAAGTCCAAAAACCTTTGGAAGCTTATTGGCTATTGGGCTTTGCTTTATGTTGGTCTTTCAGGCTATGATAAACATGGGCGTAGCTGTGCACTTATTTCCCGTTACGGGGCAGCCCTTACCCATGGTAAGTGCTGGTGGTACCTCTGTTATTTTCTCGAGCATTGCCATTGGAATTATATTAAGTGTGAGTAGAGAAATTGAATCTGAAAAGAAAGGAGAGTTGGCGGATGCTTAA
- a CDS encoding phospho-N-acetylmuramoyl-pentapeptide-transferase has product MLYYLFDYLHKHFDLPGSGVFQYISFRAAMAIITSLLISLIFGKRIIEYIRKKQVGETIRNLGLEGQNQKQGTPTMGGLIIIAAILIPTLLFAKLHNVYIILMLCTTIWLGTIGFLDDYIKVFKKDKEGLKGMFKIIGQVGLGLIVGFTLYFNKNVVIKEKVYNAQEVVMENDMFSHDLNASNLPHYANSATKSLKTTIPFVKNNEFDYSNLISFMGEGYQKWAWLIFVPIVILIITSVSNGANLTDGLDGLATGTSAIIGATLLIFAYVSGNMIFANYLNIMYIPNTGELVIFMGAFIGACVGFMWYNSFPAQVFMGDTGSLTLGGIVAVFALAIRKELLIPILCGIFLVENLSVVLQVGYFKYTKKKFGEGRRIFKMAPLHHHYQKLGFHESKIVTRFWIVGVMLAIMTFVTLKLR; this is encoded by the coding sequence ATGCTTTATTACCTTTTTGATTATTTGCACAAACACTTTGATTTGCCCGGTTCCGGTGTATTTCAATACATCTCCTTTCGAGCAGCGATGGCAATTATAACGTCATTACTTATTTCGCTGATTTTCGGAAAAAGAATTATCGAATACATCCGCAAAAAACAAGTGGGAGAAACCATTCGAAACTTAGGTTTGGAAGGACAAAATCAAAAGCAAGGAACACCCACAATGGGAGGGCTAATCATCATTGCGGCCATCCTCATTCCCACTTTACTGTTTGCTAAACTGCACAATGTATACATCATACTGATGTTGTGCACTACCATTTGGCTTGGAACAATTGGCTTTTTAGATGACTACATCAAAGTTTTCAAAAAAGACAAAGAAGGTTTAAAAGGTATGTTCAAAATAATTGGTCAAGTAGGACTGGGCTTAATTGTTGGCTTCACTTTGTATTTCAACAAAAATGTGGTGATTAAAGAAAAAGTATACAATGCACAGGAAGTAGTGATGGAGAACGATATGTTTTCACATGATTTAAATGCAAGCAATTTACCACATTATGCCAATTCAGCCACAAAGTCATTAAAAACAACTATTCCATTCGTAAAGAATAATGAATTTGATTATTCCAATCTCATCTCCTTTATGGGAGAAGGGTATCAAAAATGGGCTTGGTTGATTTTTGTTCCCATAGTTATTTTAATTATCACCTCTGTAAGTAACGGAGCCAATTTAACCGATGGATTAGATGGACTTGCCACCGGTACATCAGCGATAATTGGTGCTACACTTTTGATTTTCGCCTATGTGTCGGGTAACATGATTTTCGCGAATTACTTGAACATTATGTATATCCCTAATACAGGAGAGTTGGTAATTTTTATGGGAGCATTTATTGGAGCATGTGTTGGATTTATGTGGTACAACTCCTTCCCTGCGCAAGTATTTATGGGCGATACAGGAAGCTTAACACTCGGAGGTATAGTTGCTGTATTTGCATTAGCCATTCGAAAAGAATTACTCATTCCAATTTTATGTGGAATCTTTTTAGTTGAAAATCTCTCGGTAGTACTTCAAGTAGGGTATTTCAAATACACGAAGAAAAAATTTGGTGAAGGGCGTCGCATATTTAAAATGGCACCGCTTCATCATCATTATCAAAAGCTTGGGTTTCATGAATCAAAAATTGTAACCCGCTTTTGGATTGTGGGTGTGATGTTAGCCATCATGACTTTCGTTACGCTAAAACTTCGTTAA